Proteins encoded within one genomic window of Lysinibacillus sphaericus:
- a CDS encoding P1 family peptidase, producing MFGNITDVPGVKVGHAEDREGITGCSVILVEDGAVCGVDVRGSAPGTRETDALDPINEIQQVHGICLAGGSAFGLDAATGVMHYLEEQGVGVDAGVTKIPIVPSAVLFDLFIGDAHIRPSAQMGYEAAKNAKIGAFVNGNIGAGYGATVGKLAGPQFCMKGGLGSSSLIGKDGLIVGAMVAVNAVGDVKDPTTRTTIAGARNRTTGQWLDSCSYLEEHGQSQALAGTNTTIGVVAMNAKLTKAEAKKIAQLAQNALARTIYPVHTMLDGDTIFVLGTGQQTYPVDYIGHLATKVVEEAIIAGVKGATQLEDVESYISIQQQHKGGEIL from the coding sequence ATGTTTGGCAATATTACCGATGTACCAGGCGTGAAAGTAGGGCATGCGGAAGATAGAGAAGGCATAACGGGATGCTCCGTTATTTTAGTGGAAGATGGTGCTGTTTGTGGAGTCGATGTGCGAGGCTCTGCACCAGGCACACGTGAAACAGATGCATTGGATCCTATTAATGAAATTCAACAAGTGCATGGCATTTGTCTAGCGGGTGGCAGTGCATTTGGTTTGGATGCCGCAACAGGTGTTATGCATTACTTAGAGGAACAAGGTGTAGGGGTAGATGCGGGTGTTACCAAAATACCAATTGTACCTAGTGCAGTATTATTTGATTTATTTATTGGTGACGCACATATAAGACCATCAGCTCAGATGGGTTATGAAGCAGCGAAAAATGCCAAGATTGGTGCTTTTGTAAATGGCAATATTGGCGCAGGCTATGGTGCAACAGTTGGGAAATTAGCAGGGCCACAATTTTGTATGAAAGGTGGTTTAGGCAGTAGTTCACTTATAGGGAAGGATGGGCTTATCGTAGGCGCTATGGTAGCGGTCAATGCAGTAGGCGATGTAAAGGACCCTACTACTCGAACAACGATTGCTGGGGCGCGTAACCGAACAACAGGGCAATGGCTGGATAGTTGTTCCTATTTAGAAGAGCATGGTCAATCTCAGGCACTCGCTGGTACCAATACGACCATTGGCGTTGTTGCGATGAATGCAAAGTTAACAAAGGCAGAGGCGAAAAAAATCGCACAACTAGCACAAAATGCCTTAGCACGTACGATTTATCCTGTCCATACTATGCTAGACGGCGATACGATTTTTGTTTTAGGTACAGGACAGCAAACGTATCCAGTCGACTATATTGGACACTTAGCAACAAAGGTCGTGGAGGAAGCGATTATTGCTGGTGTTAAAGGTGCTACTCAATTAGAGGACGTAGAAAGTTATATAAGTATTCAACAACAGCATAAAGGGGGAGAAATACTTTGA
- a CDS encoding GNAT family N-acetyltransferase encodes MNATIITTDSDLQTALAIRKAVFIEEQQIPASEEYDEFDTLAASCEHILVYINEQPVGTARLRVVDGYGKLERICILQPFRKCGLGKVIIDKLEGLAQEKGLTQSKLSAQVYAEGFYEKFGYRRTGEEYLDAGIPHVLMKKQFNNA; translated from the coding sequence ATGAACGCAACCATTATTACAACAGACAGCGATTTGCAAACGGCTTTAGCTATTCGCAAAGCTGTATTTATAGAAGAGCAACAAATTCCAGCATCCGAAGAATACGATGAATTTGATACACTCGCTGCGTCTTGTGAACATATTCTTGTGTATATCAATGAACAACCCGTTGGTACAGCTCGATTACGTGTAGTAGACGGCTATGGCAAACTGGAACGAATTTGTATTTTACAGCCATTTCGTAAATGCGGGCTCGGAAAAGTGATCATTGACAAGCTTGAAGGGTTGGCACAGGAGAAAGGTTTAACGCAATCAAAACTTAGTGCACAAGTATATGCAGAGGGCTTTTATGAAAAGTTTGGCTATCGTCGCACAGGAGAGGAATATTTGGACGCAGGCATTCCACATGTTTTAATGAAAAAGCAATTTAACAATGCTTAA
- a CDS encoding carbohydrate kinase family protein, giving the protein MRKLYAIGELLIDFTPAGQSGSLLSVEQFTKNAGGAPANVAAVCAKLGQPAALLTQVGQDAFGDFLIATVKQAGVDTQYIAQTTEGETSLAFVSLTADGERDFLFYRKNAADLLYSPAQLPTNLLTAHAILHFCSVNLVDSPMKQTHQAIIEQAHATESLVSFDPNVRLPLWHDAEACRQTILNFIPRAHIVKLSDEELSFLTHIDDEQQAVQSLFQDKVQVIFVTHGAQGASLYTKQQHVKVAAEVVQALDTTGAGDAFIGAILSMLLQKNITVESLEAFCETFATPLLTFANRYAATSTTKHGAITSYPTLQEVPIPF; this is encoded by the coding sequence ATGCGAAAACTGTATGCAATTGGTGAGCTCTTAATTGATTTTACGCCCGCTGGACAAAGTGGTTCGCTTTTATCGGTCGAACAGTTTACGAAAAATGCGGGTGGTGCACCGGCGAATGTAGCAGCAGTCTGTGCAAAATTAGGCCAACCCGCTGCCCTACTAACACAGGTTGGACAAGATGCATTTGGGGACTTTTTGATTGCTACCGTGAAACAAGCTGGTGTAGATACGCAATATATTGCACAAACAACTGAAGGTGAAACAAGCCTTGCCTTTGTGTCCTTGACTGCGGATGGTGAACGTGACTTTTTATTTTATCGAAAAAATGCGGCTGATTTATTGTACAGCCCAGCACAATTGCCAACGAATTTACTAACAGCCCATGCTATCCTCCACTTTTGCTCGGTGAACTTGGTGGATAGTCCAATGAAGCAAACACATCAGGCGATTATTGAGCAAGCGCATGCTACGGAGAGTCTTGTTTCTTTTGACCCGAACGTACGACTCCCCCTTTGGCATGACGCTGAAGCATGCCGGCAAACGATTTTAAACTTTATTCCGCGTGCGCATATCGTAAAGCTCTCTGATGAGGAATTATCGTTTTTAACGCATATAGACGATGAGCAGCAAGCCGTGCAGTCATTATTTCAAGACAAGGTTCAAGTCATTTTCGTCACGCATGGTGCACAAGGAGCTAGTCTTTACACGAAGCAACAGCATGTAAAAGTTGCTGCTGAAGTTGTACAAGCGCTTGATACAACAGGTGCAGGTGATGCCTTTATCGGTGCCATTTTGAGTATGTTGTTGCAGAAAAACATTACAGTAGAGTCGCTCGAAGCCTTTTGCGAAACATTTGCTACGCCCCTTCTTACCTTTGCCAATCGTTATGCCGCTACATCCACAACAAAACATGGTGCTATCACATCTTACCCAACATTACAGGAAGTCCCTATTCCTTTTTAA
- a CDS encoding DMT family transporter, protein MNVSAIIKLTVSMAIFGSIGFFTIHTGLPATELVFIRCVCATLFLGALWLITGGHKTEVWNKKELLRTLLCGVFIVLNWVFLFKAFEEMSISIAISIYNLAPIFVLILGALLLKEKMTVQALVATITCFIGSIFIIGLQNFISLSEFMQSGFVWALLSALFYAFTMLTSRTIKNLSAYALTFIQTAVGIVMLVPFVDFSLFEGLTTTNWLYILGTGFIHTGFVYYLFFDSIRSLSTILVSVLVFVDPVVAILLDMLLLDFMPSPIQTLGILLIFGGIFYTIYIPKQKAHLQE, encoded by the coding sequence ATGAATGTCTCAGCAATCATAAAACTTACAGTGTCTATGGCCATTTTTGGCTCCATCGGCTTTTTCACAATCCATACTGGCTTACCCGCTACAGAGCTAGTCTTTATCCGCTGTGTTTGTGCAACGCTCTTTCTTGGCGCTTTATGGCTAATAACGGGCGGGCATAAAACGGAGGTGTGGAACAAAAAGGAACTATTGCGCACCCTTCTTTGTGGGGTCTTTATCGTCTTAAACTGGGTATTTTTATTTAAAGCTTTTGAGGAGATGTCGATTTCGATTGCCATTTCAATTTATAATTTAGCACCTATTTTTGTGCTTATTTTAGGGGCGTTATTGCTTAAAGAAAAAATGACTGTACAAGCCCTTGTCGCAACGATAACTTGTTTTATCGGCAGTATTTTTATTATTGGTTTACAAAACTTTATTTCATTATCTGAATTTATGCAGTCAGGCTTTGTGTGGGCATTGCTCTCAGCTTTATTTTATGCATTTACGATGTTAACAAGCCGAACGATAAAAAATTTAAGCGCCTATGCCTTAACATTTATACAAACGGCGGTAGGTATTGTGATGCTAGTACCGTTTGTAGATTTTTCATTATTTGAAGGATTGACAACAACGAATTGGCTTTATATTTTAGGGACAGGCTTTATTCATACCGGATTCGTTTATTATTTATTTTTTGATAGTATTCGTAGCCTATCTACTATACTAGTGTCTGTTTTAGTATTTGTAGATCCCGTTGTCGCTATCTTATTAGATATGCTACTGCTTGATTTCATGCCTAGCCCTATTCAAACGCTTGGTATCTTACTCATTTTTGGTGGGATTTTTTATACTATTTATATTCCAAAGCAAAAAGCTCATTTGCAGGAATGA
- a CDS encoding ABC transporter permease, whose amino-acid sequence MDIVKRYMKNINLLIGLLVIVGFLLVMITSFFYTPYDVNMMNIPEKLHSPSSKYLFGTDEFGRDIFSRMMKGTQTAFAVGLLTVIIGTSFGILIGGLAGFLGGWVDELFMRLMDALMAFPGIILALMLVAVFGPGVVNTAIALGVIAIPAIARIARSGFVQHRDAEYVLAAKLIGVKPYNIMFRHILPNISSQIIVAATVTFATAMLAEAALSYLGLGVQPPNPSWGRMLKDSQAYLVKASWYTFAPGGAITLLVLGLYMLSNAVRDYMDPRSK is encoded by the coding sequence ATGGACATTGTGAAACGATATATGAAAAATATAAATTTACTCATTGGTCTACTCGTCATCGTCGGGTTTTTACTTGTTATGATTACTAGCTTCTTTTATACGCCATATGATGTGAATATGATGAATATTCCCGAAAAATTACACAGCCCAAGTAGTAAGTATCTATTTGGTACAGATGAATTTGGACGTGATATTTTTAGTCGGATGATGAAGGGGACACAAACAGCCTTTGCGGTAGGTTTATTAACGGTCATTATCGGTACATCATTTGGTATTTTAATCGGTGGACTAGCAGGTTTTCTAGGTGGCTGGGTCGATGAACTATTTATGCGCTTAATGGATGCGCTAATGGCGTTTCCAGGCATAATTTTAGCGTTAATGCTAGTAGCTGTTTTCGGGCCTGGCGTAGTCAATACCGCAATTGCCCTTGGTGTGATTGCCATACCTGCCATTGCTCGAATTGCACGCAGTGGCTTTGTCCAACATCGGGATGCCGAATACGTACTAGCCGCTAAATTAATTGGTGTCAAACCTTATAACATTATGTTTCGTCATATTTTACCTAATATATCATCCCAAATTATTGTGGCAGCAACGGTTACTTTTGCGACGGCCATGCTTGCTGAAGCAGCACTAAGTTATCTAGGGCTTGGCGTTCAACCACCAAATCCTAGTTGGGGGCGTATGTTAAAAGATTCGCAAGCATATTTAGTAAAAGCTTCGTGGTATACATTTGCACCAGGTGGAGCTATTACTCTATTAGTGCTAGGGTTGTATATGTTGAGTAATGCTGTGAGGGATTATATGGACCCCCGCTCCAAATAG
- a CDS encoding DUF1835 domain-containing protein — MAILHITFSLSTQGSIKHAIRQNHLQREESVICIHDNFSIGPLTSMEERKNWLDTHIFKDVEEQELYEDIHNKWTKAIAGIPCDLDVWIWYSQNAHEEIALRYVMSEFVNKCSMVFGIDATAGLQRIQQDMAIRYTGELSSDMLMKLRPEAKRFTIEECQRLAKEWDELKRNQSILRVWQNGIVHVEESEFDINIINSAKYLQASNKEQWLSPVNVIGQMVNITDDYINETFIENRLLYLAQQGLFEISGDTTDINAYKINYIGQ, encoded by the coding sequence ATGGCTATTTTACATATTACCTTTAGCTTGTCTACACAAGGGTCCATTAAACACGCGATTCGACAAAACCATTTACAGCGGGAAGAGTCAGTGATTTGTATTCATGATAATTTCTCTATTGGCCCACTTACAAGTATGGAAGAGCGAAAAAATTGGTTGGATACACATATTTTTAAGGATGTAGAAGAACAAGAATTATATGAAGACATCCACAACAAGTGGACAAAAGCGATAGCTGGCATCCCATGTGATCTGGATGTTTGGATTTGGTATAGTCAAAATGCGCATGAAGAAATTGCTTTACGTTATGTGATGAGTGAGTTTGTCAATAAATGCAGCATGGTATTTGGTATAGATGCGACGGCTGGTTTACAGCGCATACAACAAGACATGGCCATTCGTTATACCGGTGAGTTATCATCGGATATGTTAATGAAGTTACGTCCAGAAGCGAAGCGTTTTACAATTGAGGAGTGTCAGCGTCTAGCTAAAGAATGGGACGAGCTCAAGCGAAATCAAAGTATATTGCGAGTTTGGCAAAATGGTATTGTTCATGTAGAAGAGAGTGAGTTTGATATAAATATTATTAACAGTGCAAAATATTTACAAGCTAGCAACAAGGAGCAATGGCTTTCACCAGTGAATGTTATCGGGCAAATGGTAAATATAACGGACGACTATATAAATGAAACATTTATTGAAAATCGATTACTCTACTTGGCTCAACAAGGATTGTTTGAAATAAGCGGTGACACAACGGATATAAATGCATATAAAATAAACTATATCGGGCAATAA
- the proB gene encoding glutamate 5-kinase — translation MERKRIVVKIGSSSLTNAKGEIDKVRLMDHVQAIAELKKCGHEVLLVSSGAVAAGFKQLGYPSRPVTVKGKQAAAAVGQSLLIQTYHALFSIYDIMPAQILLTRTDFSKKERYKNAYATFEELLERSMLPIINENDTVSVSELTFGDNDMLSALVSGLVHADQLIILTDINGLYDANPNKNPQAKRIDRLTEVTDEMLGFADGAGSKVGTGGMESKLLAARAALNAGVKVFIGTGYGAQKLIDILDGQGDGTYVEHEALAVLTNNKQWIALTEISGKIFIDNGAEHALLENGKSLLPAGVYRVEGDFEQGDVVEVYSHNKLIGRGEVLYSSLELAHAMGKRTDELTNYPIEVIHRDKWLKIQTK, via the coding sequence ATGGAAAGAAAAAGAATTGTTGTAAAAATCGGCAGTAGCTCTTTAACAAATGCAAAAGGCGAAATTGATAAAGTACGCTTAATGGATCACGTGCAAGCTATTGCAGAATTAAAAAAATGTGGACATGAAGTATTACTAGTTTCGTCTGGTGCTGTAGCAGCAGGCTTTAAACAACTCGGCTACCCTTCTCGCCCTGTGACAGTAAAAGGGAAACAAGCAGCAGCAGCAGTCGGCCAAAGTTTGCTTATCCAAACCTATCATGCACTATTTAGTATTTATGATATAATGCCTGCTCAGATTTTACTTACACGAACTGATTTTTCGAAAAAAGAACGCTATAAAAATGCCTATGCAACATTTGAGGAATTGCTTGAGCGCTCGATGCTCCCAATTATTAATGAAAACGATACGGTATCGGTCAGTGAATTAACATTTGGCGATAATGATATGCTATCCGCACTTGTCAGTGGGCTTGTCCACGCAGACCAGCTTATTATTCTAACAGACATTAATGGTTTATACGATGCCAATCCCAATAAAAATCCGCAAGCAAAACGAATTGATCGGTTAACTGAAGTCACAGATGAAATGCTAGGCTTCGCTGACGGTGCTGGCTCTAAAGTTGGCACAGGTGGTATGGAGTCCAAACTATTAGCAGCACGTGCAGCTTTAAATGCAGGCGTTAAAGTATTTATCGGGACGGGCTACGGGGCTCAAAAGCTAATCGATATTTTAGATGGGCAAGGCGATGGGACATATGTAGAGCATGAAGCACTCGCTGTCTTAACAAATAACAAACAGTGGATTGCACTAACGGAAATTTCTGGTAAAATTTTTATAGATAACGGTGCGGAACATGCATTATTAGAAAATGGAAAAAGCTTACTGCCTGCAGGTGTCTATCGTGTTGAAGGAGACTTCGAACAAGGTGATGTTGTCGAGGTATACAGCCATAATAAACTGATTGGGCGCGGCGAAGTATTATATTCATCACTTGAGCTAGCACACGCCATGGGAAAACGAACTGATGAATTAACCAATTACCCGATAGAGGTTATTCATCGGGATAAATGGTTAAAAATACAAACGAAATAG
- a CDS encoding LysE family translocator, whose amino-acid sequence MELSSLLAFLGAAIILTIMPGPDNLFVLAQSITQDKKAGIATSLGLCTGLLVHIGAAVLGISAIVYQSTVMFSIVKFAGAAYLLYLAWQSFRAKNDAFTLEHQNIHTFALLYRKGILMNILNPKVSLFFLALLPQFVNPLLGHVALQMLILGMVFLVQALILFSLVSVFAGKVREIIIGKPTIAKRLNIIQGVLFTFIGIKIALSKQ is encoded by the coding sequence TTGGAACTTTCGTCGTTACTAGCTTTTTTAGGAGCAGCCATTATTTTAACTATAATGCCAGGACCAGACAATTTATTTGTCCTTGCACAAAGCATTACACAAGATAAAAAGGCTGGAATTGCGACTTCACTAGGTTTATGTACGGGCTTACTGGTACATATCGGAGCTGCAGTTTTAGGTATCTCAGCCATTGTCTATCAATCGACCGTTATGTTTTCGATTGTCAAATTTGCTGGGGCTGCCTATTTATTATACTTAGCATGGCAATCATTTCGAGCGAAGAATGATGCATTTACATTGGAGCACCAAAATATTCATACGTTCGCTTTGCTATATCGAAAAGGAATTTTAATGAATATCTTAAATCCAAAAGTTTCTTTATTTTTCTTAGCACTATTGCCACAGTTTGTAAATCCGTTACTTGGACATGTGGCGTTACAAATGCTTATTTTGGGTATGGTATTTTTAGTGCAGGCACTGATTCTATTTTCATTAGTTAGTGTTTTTGCTGGGAAAGTAAGGGAAATAATTATAGGTAAACCTACTATTGCAAAACGCCTGAATATCATACAAGGTGTACTATTTACATTTATCGGTATAAAAATCGCACTTAGTAAACAATAA
- a CDS encoding ABC transporter substrate-binding protein, translated as MLLLLLGVMISACSNDNDKKDTNKVPTNAPVTTDTPQEIVVRINDDPDFLDPHKATASISYQMILNIFEGLMAPETDGSLKEGLAESYEISQDGLTYTFKIRSGVKFHNGEDLTIEDIQYSFDRLMGKNGGEKMSNNFDNVASTEAPDTRTFVIKLKEPNSNFLYSLTARQAAIIPKSNDGKHNENPIGTGPFAYVKYAPGSNLVLKKNESYWKEGLPYLNKVTFAFQSDDQAAIMSLMANEVDLTSVPWQRVNEVENSHHLSHQNNNSSLIVTFNETKAPFDNIKVRQAMNYAISKADIIDSVFAGYAVPLGSNMSPAMGDYQKKGLEDKYKLDVAKAKALLAEAGYPDGFKTKITVSSHNDIYSNIAQIVAANLKEIGVDVEIEVVEWGIWLDRVYFGRDYTMTTIDLTGRASAYEILNDYISTNESENFFLFKNEEYDNIMADVLKETDTAKQMAYYQRAQEILAEQAVSVYVADYQIVWGSDKQVTGLKSYPFWFHDMSEVKFSN; from the coding sequence ATGTTGTTATTGCTTTTAGGGGTGATGATTAGCGCATGTTCAAATGATAATGACAAAAAAGATACAAATAAAGTACCGACAAATGCGCCAGTAACAACAGATACACCACAAGAAATTGTAGTCCGCATTAATGACGACCCGGATTTTTTAGATCCTCATAAAGCAACAGCCTCGATTTCCTATCAGATGATTCTTAATATTTTTGAAGGATTGATGGCACCCGAAACAGATGGCTCCTTAAAAGAAGGGCTTGCGGAAAGCTATGAAATTTCACAGGATGGTTTAACTTATACGTTTAAAATTCGTTCAGGTGTGAAATTTCATAATGGCGAGGATTTAACAATAGAAGATATTCAATATTCGTTTGATCGCTTAATGGGCAAAAATGGTGGCGAAAAAATGTCGAATAACTTTGATAATGTAGCATCTACCGAAGCCCCAGATACAAGGACTTTTGTCATTAAGTTAAAAGAACCGAATTCCAATTTCCTCTATTCCTTGACTGCTCGCCAAGCCGCCATTATACCGAAAAGTAATGACGGCAAGCATAATGAAAACCCAATCGGGACTGGTCCTTTTGCTTATGTGAAATATGCTCCAGGCTCAAATTTAGTGTTGAAAAAGAATGAAAGCTATTGGAAAGAAGGCTTGCCTTACTTAAATAAAGTAACTTTTGCGTTCCAATCCGATGATCAAGCAGCCATTATGAGCTTAATGGCAAATGAAGTTGATTTAACAAGTGTCCCTTGGCAACGGGTAAATGAGGTGGAAAATAGTCATCATTTATCGCATCAAAACAATAACTCTTCTTTAATTGTCACGTTTAATGAAACGAAAGCACCGTTTGATAATATCAAAGTGCGTCAGGCTATGAACTATGCCATCAGTAAAGCGGATATTATTGATTCTGTCTTTGCTGGTTATGCTGTACCACTTGGCTCGAACATGAGTCCAGCAATGGGAGACTATCAAAAGAAAGGGTTAGAAGATAAGTACAAGCTTGATGTGGCAAAGGCCAAGGCATTATTAGCTGAAGCAGGGTACCCAGACGGCTTTAAAACCAAAATTACTGTATCTTCTCATAACGATATTTATTCCAATATAGCGCAAATTGTTGCCGCTAACCTCAAAGAAATTGGTGTAGATGTAGAGATTGAAGTGGTGGAATGGGGGATTTGGCTTGATCGTGTGTACTTTGGTCGCGACTATACTATGACGACGATTGATTTAACAGGTCGTGCCTCTGCCTATGAAATTTTAAATGACTATATTTCTACCAATGAGAGTGAAAACTTCTTCTTATTTAAGAATGAGGAATACGACAACATCATGGCTGACGTTTTAAAGGAAACAGACACGGCAAAGCAAATGGCTTATTACCAACGTGCACAAGAAATTTTAGCGGAGCAGGCAGTGTCGGTTTATGTAGCGGATTACCAAATCGTCTGGGGTTCTGACAAGCAAGTAACAGGGCTAAAGAGCTATCCATTCTGGTTCCATGATATGTCCGAGGTAAAATTCTCAAACTAG
- a CDS encoding ABC transporter permease: MMYMIRRFILLMTTILLVSMITFGVFQILPGDPVRTMLGTEADATQIENLRSELGLNRPLYEQYTDWIKGLLTGELGHSIRFSMPVKDLLLDRLPVTMSLAVLTLTIVLMVSLPLGMFAARRQNKLSDVSLSTLTQIGMAVPSFWLGMMLILYVGMQFSFFKISGYIPWSQSVAGALSTLILPALTIAIPQIAVNFRYVRTAILEQMQLDYVRTIRSKGMSERNVMYKHVLKNAMIPILTVFGLIMAEVVAGTIIVEQVFSLPGVGQLLITAISNRDFPLVQGIVMYITVAVVVINFIVDILYSVLDPRIRLR, encoded by the coding sequence ATGATGTATATGATACGTCGATTCATCCTGTTAATGACAACGATTCTTCTAGTGTCGATGATTACGTTTGGCGTTTTTCAAATTTTACCTGGGGATCCTGTTCGAACAATGTTAGGAACAGAAGCGGATGCAACACAAATTGAAAACTTGCGGTCTGAGCTTGGTTTGAACCGTCCCCTTTATGAACAATACACTGATTGGATAAAGGGACTATTGACAGGAGAATTAGGTCATTCCATTCGTTTCTCCATGCCTGTAAAAGATTTATTGTTGGATAGACTGCCTGTCACGATGTCACTAGCTGTCCTGACATTAACCATTGTATTAATGGTTTCCTTGCCACTTGGCATGTTTGCTGCGAGACGCCAAAATAAGCTGAGTGATGTATCCTTATCGACATTGACACAAATTGGGATGGCGGTGCCTTCATTTTGGCTCGGGATGATGCTGATTTTATATGTGGGTATGCAGTTTAGTTTTTTTAAAATTAGTGGCTATATTCCGTGGTCACAAAGTGTTGCCGGGGCGTTAAGTACGCTTATTCTGCCGGCGTTAACTATCGCTATACCTCAAATTGCTGTCAACTTCCGTTACGTGCGTACGGCCATTTTAGAACAAATGCAACTTGATTATGTACGGACAATTCGCAGTAAGGGGATGTCGGAACGGAATGTGATGTATAAGCATGTGTTAAAAAATGCTATGATTCCGATTTTGACCGTTTTTGGTTTGATAATGGCAGAAGTTGTGGCAGGAACGATTATTGTAGAGCAGGTATTTTCCTTGCCAGGTGTTGGACAGCTATTGATTACAGCGATTAGTAATCGCGATTTCCCACTAGTGCAAGGCATCGTGATGTATATTACGGTAGCCGTTGTTGTTATTAATTTTATCGTCGATATTTTATATTCTGTGTTAGATCCAAGAATCCGATTACGATGA
- a CDS encoding glutamate-5-semialdehyde dehydrogenase has protein sequence MTSEVYQKGKRAKAASYVLNIKTTCEKNDALTKIAEQLLIDQDILISENLKDLANGKEKGMATSTLDRIMLNKERITAMADAIHLLVKLNDPVGTTLEHIEKDNGLLIEKRMVPIGVIGMIYEARPNVTVDAATLSLKTGNAVLLRGSSSAKFSNIALVSSIHRALEKTSIPVDAVQLIEDTSRDTAKELFHLKEYLDVLIPRGGKALIDLVVREASVPVLETGAGNCHIYVDQTADYIKAENICRNAKTQRPSVCNAAESLLIHPEWFSEHGIQLLNALHEAGVTIVGDATVCQAVNFAQPATEEDFATEYLDLKISVKIVENVYEAIEHINQYGTNHSEAIVTEDQLVADTFLNNVDAAAVYHNASTRFTDGFEFGYGAEIGISTQKLHARGPMGLPALTSTKYFIHGNGQIRE, from the coding sequence ATGACAAGTGAAGTATACCAAAAAGGAAAACGAGCAAAAGCGGCAAGCTATGTTTTAAATATTAAAACAACATGCGAAAAAAATGATGCCTTAACAAAAATTGCGGAACAATTACTAATCGATCAAGATATACTAATTTCAGAAAATTTGAAGGATTTAGCAAATGGGAAAGAAAAAGGCATGGCTACTTCGACACTTGATCGTATTATGCTAAACAAGGAACGTATTACAGCAATGGCTGATGCCATTCATTTACTGGTGAAATTAAATGATCCAGTTGGAACTACGCTTGAGCATATTGAAAAGGATAACGGCTTACTTATTGAGAAGCGTATGGTGCCAATTGGGGTTATCGGCATGATCTATGAGGCTAGACCAAATGTTACGGTGGATGCAGCCACATTATCATTGAAAACGGGTAATGCAGTACTATTACGTGGTAGTTCCTCAGCCAAATTTTCAAATATTGCCCTTGTTTCAAGTATCCACCGAGCACTTGAAAAAACGTCTATCCCAGTCGATGCAGTGCAATTAATCGAAGATACAAGTCGTGACACAGCAAAGGAATTATTCCATTTAAAAGAATACCTTGATGTACTGATTCCACGCGGTGGTAAAGCTCTCATTGATTTAGTTGTTCGAGAAGCTTCCGTGCCTGTGCTTGAAACAGGCGCAGGCAATTGCCATATTTATGTGGACCAAACTGCCGATTACATAAAAGCAGAAAACATTTGCCGAAATGCAAAAACACAACGTCCTTCTGTTTGTAATGCAGCAGAAAGCTTACTGATTCATCCGGAGTGGTTTAGTGAACACGGTATACAGTTGCTAAATGCACTACATGAAGCAGGCGTGACAATTGTAGGTGATGCGACAGTTTGCCAAGCGGTAAATTTTGCGCAGCCCGCTACAGAGGAAGACTTTGCAACGGAGTACTTAGATTTGAAGATTAGCGTCAAAATTGTTGAAAACGTTTATGAGGCTATCGAACACATTAATCAATACGGTACGAACCACTCAGAGGCCATTGTTACTGAAGATCAGCTTGTGGCAGATACATTTTTAAATAATGTAGACGCAGCGGCGGTTTATCATAACGCTTCTACTCGCTTTACAGATGGCTTTGAATTCGGCTATGGCGCTGAAATTGGGATTAGTACACAAAAATTACATGCCCGTGGACCAATGGGCTTACCCGCATTAACATCTACAAAGTATTTCATCCATGGAAATGGGCAAATCCGTGAGTAA